Proteins encoded within one genomic window of Anaerohalosphaeraceae bacterium:
- a CDS encoding glycosyltransferase, translating into MKMLPFTAGFIPGRMLTKDNLYEWSSKTMICIAISTIVLGAWAQRDQIEGVLDRLTALQWGIAYLAVARTLFVINVAALFWRFYLVLFYKPARTCTDSELPTCTVIIPAYNEGRHVADTIDSVAASDYPVDKLQIIAVDDGSADDTWEWIQQAAARYPQLVTPLRLKRNSGKRKALYEGFIRSQADIVVTIDSDSIIEKNTLRNLVSPFITQSNVGAVAGNVRVLNRHQGFIPKMLDVSFAFSFDFIRASQSQVDSVLCTPGALSAYRRDLVMKVLRAWMNQRFLGQKSNIGEDRAMTNLILKQGFAVKFQSNAVVFTQVPVRYKGLCKMFLRWARSNIRETIEMARFVFKPFRTNRLGAQLNFLHSVVNLFGATFMIFGTLGCILWEPQAFLAQILLGAELMAIIPGTFYALKYRSSNALWAFAYSLFWLAGLFWISPYALLTVGNNKWLTRTLPAAGTVAVASASKQPSRTGSIISHDLLPV; encoded by the coding sequence ATGAAAATGCTTCCGTTTACAGCCGGGTTCATACCGGGCCGTATGCTCACGAAAGACAACCTCTATGAGTGGTCGAGTAAGACGATGATTTGTATCGCCATCTCGACAATTGTCCTCGGCGCCTGGGCTCAGCGGGACCAAATCGAAGGGGTCCTCGACCGGCTTACCGCCCTTCAGTGGGGGATCGCCTACCTGGCTGTCGCCCGTACCCTCTTCGTAATCAACGTTGCGGCCCTGTTCTGGCGTTTCTATCTTGTCCTCTTTTATAAGCCGGCCCGAACCTGTACCGACAGCGAATTGCCGACCTGTACTGTCATTATTCCTGCTTATAACGAAGGCCGCCATGTAGCCGATACCATCGACAGTGTGGCGGCCAGCGACTATCCGGTCGATAAACTCCAGATTATCGCCGTCGATGACGGCAGTGCTGACGACACCTGGGAGTGGATTCAGCAGGCTGCCGCCCGGTACCCCCAGCTGGTCACTCCGCTTCGCCTCAAACGCAACAGCGGAAAACGGAAAGCGCTGTATGAGGGCTTCATTCGAAGCCAGGCGGATATTGTCGTGACCATCGACAGCGACTCCATTATTGAGAAAAACACCCTGCGGAATCTCGTCAGCCCCTTTATCACGCAATCCAACGTCGGCGCTGTGGCCGGCAATGTGCGCGTCCTCAATCGGCATCAGGGTTTTATTCCCAAAATGCTCGATGTTTCCTTTGCCTTCAGTTTTGACTTTATCCGAGCCAGCCAAAGCCAGGTCGATTCCGTCCTTTGCACCCCCGGCGCCCTGTCCGCCTACCGTCGCGACCTCGTTATGAAAGTCCTGCGTGCCTGGATGAATCAGCGGTTCCTCGGACAGAAATCCAACATCGGCGAAGACCGGGCAATGACCAACCTCATCCTCAAGCAGGGATTCGCCGTCAAGTTCCAGTCCAACGCCGTCGTTTTCACGCAGGTCCCCGTCCGCTACAAAGGGCTGTGCAAAATGTTCCTGCGGTGGGCCCGAAGCAATATCCGGGAAACCATCGAAATGGCACGCTTCGTTTTCAAGCCCTTCCGGACCAACCGCCTCGGAGCACAGCTGAACTTTCTCCACAGCGTTGTCAATCTGTTCGGGGCAACCTTTATGATTTTCGGCACACTCGGCTGCATCCTCTGGGAACCCCAGGCCTTTCTGGCCCAAATCCTTCTCGGTGCTGAACTGATGGCGATTATCCCCGGTACATTTTACGCTCTCAAATACCGCTCCAGCAACGCTCTCTGGGCCTTTGCCTACTCGCTGTTCTGGCTGGCCGGTCTTTTCTGGATCAGCCCCTATGCCCTCCTGACCGTCGGCAACAACAAATGGCTCACCCGCACCCTGCCCGCCGCCGGCACCGTCGCCGTTGCATCGGCTTCCAAACAGCCCTCTCGCACCGGCAGCATCATCTCCCACGACCTCCTGCCCGTCTAA